ATTAAAAGGCTGAATCCCAAAATAGTCCCCAAGAGGGCGAAAGTCCCGTACACTTTAAGATTTGCTAGCAAAAAAGGCGTGACTTGCATACCTAAAGCCAAACAGGTCGACAACGCGAAGCCGGCAACACAAGATCCTGCGCCTCTATGAGGTAGAGGAAATATCTCACCCAGAAACGCCAGTGGTATAGGAGTACAGCCCAAATTCGATAGCAAAAAGTACACGACGAACATCAAAATTGGTATCAATGGTATGCTATTCGAGATCACTTTTATGCTGACTAAGTAGAGATAGATACAGATAGAGTAAAGAACTAGTAGACAGGACAAACCACTTCCAAACAGCAGCGTGCGTCTTTTGAACAGCTTGACCAAAACAGAGGAGAAAACAGCGCTCGCCGTTATGATGATATCGATTCCAAGCGTGTAGTAAAAAGATTGATCCTTGTGACCGGTAATTTCTTCTATGATCTGTGAGGCGAACGCTGGAAAGATATGCCGACCGCACGACTCCAGAACTATGCTTCcaaatataacaataatggTCGGTTTCAAAAAGTCCTTCTTTGTAAACTTCTTAAAGAATTCCACAAAGTTTTTAACGTAATTCAGTCTCAGAGTATTGCACGCCACTCTTTCTTTCTGTGCTTTGAGCAGTTCCTCCATTTCGTTTATGGACTCCTCGCTTCGTCCTCTTAGCCAGAAAAAAGATTTCTCGCTCTCCTTGTATTTGTTCCTCGATACCAACCACGCTGGGCTCTCTGGCCAGGTGCAGATGATCACGAAAGACACTAGGAGCGGTATAAGAGAGATCAAGGCCACGATTCTCCAATGATAGAAGTGTCCTAAGACATGCACCAACAGATTTCCGGAGCAGACGGCAGCAGTTTTGAAGTTTAGAAACATTCCCCGATTTCTTGGGCTGGTGTACTCCCCGATGACGACGGCTCCGAGGCTGACGGTCGCTGCTGCGGCGAAGCCTCCCAATGCTCTCCCGATGATCAGGGCTGGGACGTTGGTGGCGAAGTAGATGCAGAGCCAGCCAGTGATGCCGGGGATGACCACGAGAGCATGCGTCAGGCGCCGACCACACAGCCCCATGAGCAGAGAAGACGCCAGGAAGCCCGGAATACCAGCGGTACCGATGATTGACGCTGGAACGTAAAATTATCTGTTTTAGTTCAAATACTTACATCAAATAGATTCTTAGAAAAatttgctattaattatttatacaaaCATATGACTCAACATAAAAATTTATAGCCACTCTGAGCTTAACGTCGTCTTTATGACCTGGAATAGTTTCtttcacaaaaatatttctcCAGTTCTTACCTATACACGACGAGGAGTTGATATCAACCGGTATATCGGAGTCTGGCGCCTGGAGGGCGGGCAGCAGCACCGACGTATACCCCAGCAGCAGACCCTGGCCGAGCATGTTCAGCAGCACACCCATTACCACCCATGTCTGGAAAATTACGAGGTGCCTTTAACGTAAATCATGATGGGAGTTGTAGGAATGTCTTGCATTGTGGCCCTCAAAGCCCGAGAGAGGCCGATTGCTCTTAACGGACTGATGGCAGTTCGAACGCttagggcctgattacacctaccaagTGGACAAGGCTTCGCGGCAAACGTCACCCTCGGAGCCGTCGTCATCGGGGAATACACCAGCCCAAGAAATCGGGGAATGTTTCTAAGCTTCAAAACAGGTGCCGGATAACGGATGACACCTATCTGTTAGTATGTAGGTCTAACCTCGGCACTCGCACAAGCACTCGGTATGTTTATGGATGTGctcggccgagagcactgtcttgccactctactcggtaggtctAATCAGGGCCTTACTATCAGCTGGTGCCTGGTAGTGGTAGTATGTCTGatgcatttaataaaaaaaaagttaataattaaaaatcggccaagtgcgagttggactcgccgcgaagggttccgtaccacaatagagcaaaaataggctgtaaattatgtttttgtatgggagcccccttaattatttaatttatttaaattttatttatgattattaaagtacaaatacaactaagtattttgtgaatatttcaagtgcatttgttgccgttattgatatcaaaaaaaaaaaatcacgtttgttgtataaatatttaattcaatttactttaaataaaaataaataaataaaaattgttttatttctgaataaatttgaatcaaatattttcagaatgttgaactacatgttgcctaccaccggttcgggaactaacccggcgagaagaaccggcgtaagaaactcgcacggggccactttttagtaaaaaagtggaaaatttgtcttttaaaaaaataaaatttacaatgtaaataacttaatctatacaatatgaatacacaactTTGTTTTTAACCCTCGActaaaaagaggggtgttataagtttgacgtgtctgtctgtctgtttgtctgtctgtgtgtgtatctgtccgtggcatcataacatccaaacggatggaccgattttgatctagttttttttgtttgaaagctgacatgatcaagagcgttcttagctataattcatcatcatcagcctgctcagtgctggacaatcggggtttatctggttcatgaaaggccgttagcaacttgtagtcgtgtgatgggttttatatttcattctagttcgtgacatttgtgagtatacaatatacatatacacatattaatggaaagttgacctgatgctgcagcatcacctggtaatcaataggatattcaactcctcgccaacttagagcagaggtttcgtgtttgggctcattggGCTCATATTACctgcctcatcgaaaaggacattgatagatgctaatcatgagaatatgattatgttgataggaattattctgcactataaccaacacaagttttaaaagtatgaaataaaattaatttaaaaaaaccccctttgaaaagtaatgaaataatatttactgcctttaagttcaaataattcctaacttgtgtaaaataa
This DNA window, taken from Aricia agestis chromosome 19, ilAriAges1.1, whole genome shotgun sequence, encodes the following:
- the LOC121736745 gene encoding facilitated trehalose transporter Tret1-like, yielding MGVLLNMLGQGLLLGYTSVLLPALQAPDSDIPVDINSSSCIASIIGTAGIPGFLASSLLMGLCGRRLTHALVVIPGITGWLCIYFATNVPALIIGRALGGFAAAATVSLGAVVIGEYTSPRNRGMFLNFKTAAVCSGNLLVHVLGHFYHWRIVALISLIPLLVSFVIICTWPESPAWLVSRNKYKESEKSFFWLRGRSEESINEMEELLKAQKERVACNTLRLNYVKNFVEFFKKFTKKDFLKPTIIVIFGSIVLESCGRHIFPAFASQIIEEITGHKDQSFYYTLGIDIIITASAVFSSVLVKLFKRRTLLFGSGLSCLLVLYSICIYLYLVSIKVISNSIPLIPILMFVVYFLLSNLGCTPIPLAFLGEIFPLPHRGAGSCVAGFALSTCLALGMQVTPFLLANLKVYGTFALLGTILGFSLLILWLVLPETKDKTLQEIEYYLNYGVYKKTDDEANLKMMVKEV